Proteins from one Lachnospiraceae bacterium KGMB03038 genomic window:
- the serS gene encoding serine--tRNA ligase, producing MLDIKFVRMNPDVVKENIKKKFQDEKLPLVDEVLELDKKNRDIKQEVEALRADRNKISKEIGACMAQGKKEEAEELKKKVQANADRVETLSAEEKDVEARIKKIMMTIPNIIDPSVPIGKDDSENVEIEKFGEPAVPDFEIPYHTEIMESFNGIDLESAGKVAGNGFYYLMGDIARLHSAVIAYARDFMIDRGFTYCIPPFMIRSNVVTGVMSFAEMDAMMYKIEGEDLYLIGTSEHSMIGKFIDSMLTEDQLPQTLTSYSPCFRKEKGAHGIEERGVYRIHQFEKQEMIVVCKPEDSMFWYDKLWQNTVDLFRSLDIPVRTLECCSGDLADLKVKSCDVEAWSPRQKKYFEVGSCSNLGDAQARRLGIRVKGADGNKYFAHTLNNTVVAPPRMLIAFLENNLQEDGSVRIPEILRPYMGNMTEIRRK from the coding sequence ATGTTAGACATTAAATTTGTGAGAATGAATCCAGATGTAGTTAAGGAAAATATCAAAAAAAAGTTTCAGGATGAAAAACTTCCGCTGGTAGATGAGGTATTAGAATTAGATAAAAAGAATAGAGATATTAAGCAGGAAGTAGAAGCGCTCCGCGCGGATCGGAATAAGATCTCTAAAGAGATCGGAGCCTGCATGGCCCAGGGGAAGAAAGAAGAAGCTGAAGAATTGAAAAAGAAAGTTCAGGCTAACGCTGACAGGGTAGAAACACTTTCCGCGGAAGAAAAGGATGTAGAAGCCAGGATTAAAAAAATCATGATGACAATCCCCAATATTATCGATCCTTCTGTTCCGATCGGAAAAGACGATAGTGAAAATGTAGAGATTGAAAAATTTGGAGAGCCGGCAGTGCCGGATTTTGAAATTCCGTATCATACAGAGATTATGGAAAGTTTTAACGGAATTGATCTGGAAAGCGCGGGAAAAGTTGCGGGAAATGGTTTTTATTATCTGATGGGAGATATCGCAAGATTACATTCCGCAGTGATCGCTTACGCGAGAGACTTTATGATCGACCGGGGCTTTACCTACTGCATCCCTCCATTTATGATCCGGAGCAATGTAGTGACCGGAGTAATGAGTTTCGCCGAAATGGACGCCATGATGTATAAGATCGAGGGAGAAGACCTGTATCTTATTGGTACCAGTGAACATTCTATGATCGGTAAATTTATTGATTCCATGCTGACAGAGGATCAGCTTCCTCAGACGTTGACCAGCTATTCTCCCTGTTTCCGCAAAGAAAAAGGAGCGCACGGAATCGAGGAGAGAGGCGTATACCGTATCCATCAGTTTGAGAAACAGGAAATGATCGTTGTCTGCAAACCGGAAGACAGTATGTTCTGGTATGATAAATTATGGCAGAATACCGTAGACTTATTCCGTTCACTGGATATTCCGGTACGGACACTGGAATGTTGTTCCGGCGATTTGGCTGATCTGAAAGTAAAATCCTGCGATGTAGAAGCATGGTCTCCTAGACAGAAGAAGTACTTTGAAGTAGGAAGCTGCTCTAATTTAGGAGATGCTCAGGCAAGACGTCTTGGCATCCGGGTAAAGGGAGCGGACGGAAATAAATACTTCGCTCACACATTAAACAATACGGTCGTAGCGCCGCCGAGAATGTTGATCGCTTTCCTGGAAAATAATCTTCAGGAAGACGGTTCTGTAAGAATACCAGAAATTCTTCGTCCATATATGGGAAATATGACAGAAATCCGAAGGAAATAG
- the mnmG gene encoding tRNA uridine-5-carboxymethylaminomethyl(34) synthesis enzyme MnmG, with product MKYSANSVWESKDRYDVAVIGAGHAGCEAALACARLGFRTIVFTVSIDSIALMPCNPNIGGSSKGHLVREVDALGGEMGKVIDRTFIQSKMLNRSKGPAVHSLRAQADKNRYSRTMRQVLENQENLEIKQAEVVNILTEDGKVTGVQIYSGMIFPCRAVILCTGTYLKSRCIYGDVSTNTGPNGLQAANHLTDCLKEMGIKMYRFKTGTPARIDRNSVDFSKMEEQFGDERIVPFSFTTDPEDVQIDQVSCWLTYTNEKTHEIIRNNLDRSPLFSGMIEGTGPRYCPSIEDKVVKFADKNRHQVFIEPEGLETNEMYIGGMSSSLPEDVQYEMYRTVPGLEHVRIVRNAYAIEYDCIDARQLKPSLEFRNIEGLFSGGQFNGSSGYEEAAAQGLVAGINAALKLQGKEPLIIDRSEAYIGVLIDDLVTKESKEPYRMMTSRAEYRLLLRQDNADQRLTEKGYQVGLISRERYERLLKKKQYIAEEIHRLQHTNIGTSSSVNEMLKQYNSTPLSSGITLAELIRRPELSYEILGPLDSDRPVFPPDLSEEIGEQVNISIKYEGYIKRQEKQVEQFQKLEKKRIPEDIDYDKVNSLRIEAVQKLKEYRPVSIGQASRISGVSPADISVLLIYLGGVYGKEK from the coding sequence ATGAAATATTCAGCAAATTCTGTATGGGAAAGTAAAGACCGCTATGATGTAGCTGTGATCGGAGCGGGACATGCCGGATGTGAAGCGGCTCTTGCCTGTGCGCGGCTTGGGTTCCGTACGATCGTATTTACAGTCAGCATCGACAGTATTGCTTTGATGCCCTGCAATCCTAACATTGGAGGAAGTTCCAAGGGTCATCTGGTAAGAGAGGTGGACGCCCTTGGCGGGGAGATGGGGAAGGTGATCGACCGCACCTTTATCCAGTCCAAAATGCTGAACCGTTCCAAAGGCCCGGCGGTACATTCCCTTCGGGCGCAGGCGGATAAGAACCGTTACAGCCGGACTATGCGCCAAGTTCTGGAGAATCAGGAGAATCTGGAGATCAAGCAGGCGGAAGTAGTAAATATATTAACGGAGGATGGGAAAGTGACTGGAGTCCAGATTTATTCTGGTATGATCTTTCCCTGCCGTGCCGTTATCTTATGTACCGGAACTTATCTGAAATCCCGCTGTATCTACGGGGACGTCAGTACGAATACGGGACCAAACGGACTGCAGGCGGCCAATCATTTGACAGACTGCTTAAAAGAAATGGGAATCAAAATGTACCGTTTTAAAACAGGGACTCCTGCCAGGATCGACCGTAATTCTGTAGATTTTTCTAAAATGGAAGAACAATTTGGAGATGAGCGTATTGTGCCTTTTTCCTTTACCACAGATCCCGAAGACGTACAGATCGATCAGGTTTCCTGCTGGCTTACTTATACCAACGAGAAGACCCATGAGATCATCCGGAATAATCTGGACCGCTCTCCTCTCTTCTCCGGAATGATCGAGGGAACAGGCCCCAGATACTGTCCTTCTATTGAAGATAAGGTTGTGAAATTCGCGGATAAAAACAGGCATCAGGTATTTATCGAACCGGAAGGCTTGGAGACCAATGAGATGTATATCGGAGGAATGTCCAGTTCTCTTCCGGAAGATGTTCAGTATGAGATGTATCGGACGGTTCCAGGTCTTGAGCATGTAAGGATCGTAAGGAACGCTTACGCTATCGAATACGATTGTATAGACGCCAGACAGTTGAAGCCGTCCCTGGAATTCCGGAATATAGAAGGACTTTTCAGCGGAGGACAATTCAACGGAAGTTCTGGTTATGAGGAGGCTGCCGCTCAAGGACTGGTAGCGGGAATCAATGCCGCTCTGAAACTTCAGGGGAAAGAGCCGCTGATCATCGATCGTTCGGAAGCCTATATCGGCGTCCTGATCGATGACCTTGTTACAAAGGAAAGTAAAGAGCCTTACCGGATGATGACCTCCCGCGCGGAATACCGCCTGCTGCTAAGGCAGGACAATGCGGACCAGCGGCTGACGGAAAAAGGATACCAGGTTGGGCTGATCAGCCGGGAACGTTATGAAAGATTGTTAAAGAAAAAACAATATATTGCGGAAGAGATACACCGATTGCAGCATACGAATATTGGAACCAGTTCTTCTGTAAATGAGATGCTGAAACAATATAATAGTACTCCCCTGTCTTCAGGGATCACACTTGCGGAATTGATCCGCAGGCCGGAACTTTCTTATGAGATCCTGGGGCCTTTAGATTCTGACAGACCAGTTTTTCCACCAGATCTGAGTGAAGAAATAGGGGAACAGGTAAATATTTCTATTAAATATGAGGGATATATCAAACGGCAGGAAAAGCAGGTAGAACAATTCCAGAAATTAGAGAAGAAGCGGATACCAGAGGATATTGATTACGATAAAGTTAACAGTCTCAGGATCGAGGCGGTCCAGAAACTGAAAGAGTACCGTCCTGTTTCGATCGGACAGGCGTCCAGGATATCCGGGGTCTCTCCGGCGGATATATCGGTGTTGTTAATATACCTGGGAGGGGTATATGGAAAGGAAAAATAG
- a CDS encoding DUF3881 family protein: MHQYLDAIGFHNVKTKKQLYEILTQVETSFTQHELISQEEGIDFCEYKKEYAPGIGISACGDIDLDECFKRQYYFPYFIGTGVTSYADVTMEKRIDRDAYVGICEDIKIGISLIFHLQNMAEYMKERQMSKTTVKYSSVTLAGLCKKGTVLLPVQKDAMQQRQQQEEVQNRMMLLSAAKSGDPEAIESLTLDDIDTYSKVSRRLVTEDIFSIVDTYIMPYGVECDSYSILGTIQEFHAVENEMSGEEITIMRMEVNGLTFDVCAPSAQIMGEPAPGRRFKGNIWLQGRINF, encoded by the coding sequence ATGCATCAGTACCTGGACGCCATCGGCTTTCACAATGTAAAAACAAAAAAACAATTGTATGAAATCTTGACACAGGTAGAAACATCATTTACTCAGCATGAACTGATTTCTCAGGAAGAGGGCATAGATTTTTGTGAATATAAAAAAGAATATGCTCCAGGAATAGGGATTTCAGCATGTGGAGATATAGATTTGGATGAATGTTTTAAAAGGCAGTATTATTTCCCTTATTTTATTGGAACGGGAGTCACATCTTACGCGGACGTGACAATGGAAAAACGTATCGACCGGGACGCGTATGTGGGGATCTGTGAAGATATCAAGATCGGCATTAGCCTGATCTTCCATCTGCAGAATATGGCAGAGTATATGAAAGAGCGGCAGATGAGCAAAACAACTGTCAAATATTCATCTGTTACACTGGCCGGACTGTGCAAAAAGGGCACCGTCCTTCTGCCAGTGCAAAAAGACGCGATGCAGCAGCGCCAGCAGCAGGAAGAGGTGCAGAACCGGATGATGTTATTAAGCGCTGCCAAAAGCGGGGATCCGGAAGCGATAGAGAGTCTGACGCTGGACGATATTGATACATACTCGAAAGTCTCCAGAAGGCTGGTCACAGAAGATATCTTCAGCATTGTGGACACCTATATTATGCCTTATGGGGTAGAGTGCGACAGTTATTCTATCCTCGGCACTATTCAAGAGTTTCATGCAGTGGAAAATGAGATGTCCGGCGAGGAGATCACGATCATGCGTATGGAAGTAAATGGACTTACCTTCGACGTATGCGCGCCTTCCGCCCAGATTATGGGAGAACCAGCCCCCGGCCGCAGATTCAAAGGAAATATCTGGCTTCAAGGCAGGATAAATTTTTAA
- a CDS encoding DUF4446 family protein — MENSILNSLGIDPAFIFLFMLLLFIVLFLLYVNVTMKYNRLKSSYMSFMRGKDGKTLEESMQERFAEVDAILKITKQNRSDIREISRKIERNYQKLGIIKYDAFNEMGGKLSFALAMLDGKNNGWVINAMHSREGCYTYVKEIVKGESYVELAEEEAEALDKAIYQDPYNIEPKEK; from the coding sequence ATGGAAAATAGTATACTGAATTCACTTGGAATAGATCCGGCATTTATTTTTTTATTTATGCTGCTTTTATTTATCGTATTGTTTCTGCTCTATGTAAATGTTACAATGAAATACAACCGACTAAAGAGCAGTTATATGTCGTTTATGCGGGGGAAAGATGGGAAAACTTTAGAAGAAAGCATGCAGGAAAGATTTGCGGAAGTAGACGCCATCTTAAAAATAACAAAGCAGAACCGGTCAGACATCCGTGAGATCAGCCGGAAAATAGAGAGAAATTATCAGAAACTTGGAATTATCAAATACGACGCCTTTAACGAAATGGGAGGAAAACTAAGTTTCGCTCTGGCAATGCTGGATGGCAAGAATAACGGATGGGTGATCAACGCCATGCATAGCCGCGAAGGATGCTATACCTACGTAAAAGAAATCGTGAAAGGAGAAAGTTACGTAGAATTGGCGGAGGAAGAAGCAGAAGCGTTGGACAAAGCTATTTATCAAGATCCCTATAACATTGAACCAAAGGAAAAATAA
- the mnmE gene encoding tRNA uridine-5-carboxymethylaminomethyl(34) synthesis GTPase MnmE, translating into MESLFSETIAAISTGMSNSGIGIVRMTGPDSFKIIDKVYHGKKEKTLSSQQSHTIHYGHIFDQEEMIDEVLVMLMRGPHTYTGEDTVEVNCHGGVYVVKRVLETLIHAGARPAEPGEFTKRAFLNGKLDLSQAEAVGDLITSKNEYALQSSISQLKGNIKKKISDIRNKIIYHTAFIETALDDPEHISVDHYGEELHAVTDELLDQIRKLLDTYDDGKMIKEGIQTVILGKPNVGKSSLLNVLTGEERAIVTDIAGTTRDVLEEHINLKGISLNVLDTAGIRQTDDIVEKIGVDRAREYAGKADLLICVIDASTGLDENDLDILKMIERKPSVILLNKSDLDMLVTAEDIKKTLFAINPAKFTKGFLENLPIIEISAKKILGIDEFERVIEKLFFAGKLSFNDEIYITNIRHKTALENALHSLQKVNESIEAGMPEDFYSIDLMDAYEELGSITGETVGEDLINEIFSKFCMGK; encoded by the coding sequence ATGGAAAGTCTTTTTTCTGAGACGATCGCCGCGATCTCAACAGGGATGAGCAATTCAGGCATTGGAATTGTGAGAATGACGGGACCGGATTCGTTTAAGATCATTGATAAAGTGTATCATGGGAAGAAGGAAAAGACACTCTCTTCCCAACAGTCCCACACCATTCATTATGGACATATCTTTGACCAGGAGGAAATGATCGATGAGGTTCTGGTCATGCTCATGCGGGGTCCTCATACCTATACCGGTGAAGATACGGTAGAAGTAAACTGCCATGGCGGCGTCTATGTAGTAAAAAGGGTTTTGGAAACTTTGATCCATGCCGGCGCAAGGCCTGCGGAGCCAGGGGAATTTACAAAACGCGCTTTTCTCAATGGAAAGCTGGATCTGTCTCAGGCAGAGGCGGTTGGCGATTTGATCACTTCCAAGAATGAATATGCGCTGCAAAGTTCTATCAGCCAGCTAAAAGGGAATATAAAGAAAAAAATAAGTGATATAAGAAATAAAATAATTTACCATACAGCTTTTATTGAGACTGCATTGGATGATCCGGAACACATCAGCGTAGATCATTATGGAGAAGAACTTCATGCTGTAACGGACGAATTGCTGGATCAGATCCGAAAGCTTCTGGATACTTACGATGATGGAAAGATGATCAAAGAAGGAATCCAGACGGTGATTCTGGGAAAACCAAACGTGGGGAAATCCTCTCTTCTGAATGTGCTTACAGGCGAGGAACGGGCCATTGTCACAGACATTGCCGGAACCACTAGGGATGTTTTAGAAGAACATATTAATCTGAAAGGTATATCTTTGAATGTTCTGGATACCGCGGGAATCCGCCAGACGGACGATATTGTGGAAAAGATCGGTGTAGACAGGGCAAGGGAGTATGCGGGGAAAGCGGACCTTTTGATTTGTGTTATTGACGCCTCCACTGGGCTGGATGAAAATGATCTGGATATTTTGAAAATGATAGAAAGAAAACCTTCTGTCATCTTGTTAAATAAAAGCGATCTGGATATGCTGGTAACGGCTGAGGATATTAAGAAAACTCTATTTGCAATAAATCCTGCAAAATTTACGAAAGGATTCCTGGAGAATCTACCTATAATTGAGATTTCAGCCAAGAAAATTCTCGGAATTGATGAATTTGAAAGGGTTATTGAGAAATTGTTTTTTGCAGGAAAACTTTCATTTAATGATGAGATTTATATTACAAATATCCGGCATAAGACGGCTCTGGAAAATGCCCTTCATTCTCTGCAAAAGGTAAATGAGAGTATTGAAGCTGGGATGCCGGAGGATTTTTATTCCATCGATCTGATGGATGCGTATGAAGAGCTTGGAAGTATCACAGGGGAAACGGTAGGTGAAGATTTGATCAATGAAATATTCAGCAAATTCTGTATGGGAAAGTAA
- a CDS encoding ParA family protein — translation MGRIIAIANQKGGVGKTTTAINLSSCLAEKGKKVLAVDMDPQGNMTSGLGVDKNAIEDTIYDLIIGESTIKEVLKENIMENLDIIPANIDLSAAEIELIDVEEKEYIVRNIIQEIKDEYDYIIIDCPPSLSMLTINAMTTATSVLVPIQCEYYALEGLSQLIHTVDLVKSRLNPELEIEGVVFTMYDARTNLSLQVVENVKDNLHQNIYKTIIPRNIRLAEAPSYGIPINQYDPKSAGSESYMRLAEEVINRETDQ, via the coding sequence ATGGGAAGAATCATAGCCATCGCGAACCAAAAAGGCGGAGTTGGAAAGACCACTACAGCAATTAATCTGTCTTCATGCCTTGCTGAAAAAGGGAAAAAAGTTCTGGCGGTAGATATGGATCCGCAGGGGAATATGACAAGCGGTCTTGGCGTAGATAAGAATGCCATCGAAGATACAATCTATGATCTGATCATAGGAGAATCCACAATAAAAGAAGTGCTAAAAGAAAATATTATGGAAAATCTTGATATTATTCCCGCAAACATTGATCTTTCCGCTGCGGAAATAGAGTTGATTGATGTAGAAGAAAAGGAGTATATCGTAAGGAATATCATTCAAGAAATTAAAGATGAATACGACTATATTATTATAGATTGTCCGCCTTCTTTAAGTATGCTTACCATCAATGCGATGACAACAGCCACATCCGTACTGGTTCCTATTCAATGTGAATATTATGCTTTGGAAGGATTGAGTCAGCTTATTCATACAGTAGATCTTGTAAAAAGCAGACTAAATCCGGAATTAGAGATTGAGGGTGTGGTTTTTACAATGTACGATGCGAGAACAAATTTATCGCTCCAAGTAGTGGAAAATGTAAAAGACAATTTACACCAGAATATTTATAAAACCATCATACCCAGAAATATTCGTCTCGCTGAAGCACCGAGTTATGGAATTCCGATCAATCAATATGATCCGAAATCGGCAGGTTCTGAAAGCTATATGAGATTAGCCGAGGAAGTTATCAACAGAGAGACGGATCAATAA
- a CDS encoding alpha/beta hydrolase translates to MSWKKKLVAGTSLAVLSTVTIHLINKFIFLSATVDDLLNNPPGSFYEWKFGKIYYTKKGEGTPLLLIHDLSVYSSGYEWNKIAKDLSKNYTVYTIDLPGCGRSDKPNITYTNYLFVQLVLDFIKHVIGEKTKIISTGESCSFTAGACQTEPDIIDEMIFINPIDIKQLGRIPNKRSKMLTWMINTPVFGTFLYNMFVKEKNIESLFKEKYFYHSENVTSEMIKTYYECSHSGGAVCKYLFSSQIGRYTTVNMKHCLNSINNSIFIISGEEDLYQETAEEYKEILPSIEVASIKGTKYLPQLEEPDKFLEQVNILFSQQEEEPL, encoded by the coding sequence ATGAGTTGGAAAAAGAAGCTTGTTGCCGGAACTTCTCTGGCCGTCTTAAGCACTGTAACAATACACCTGATAAATAAATTCATCTTCCTTTCAGCTACTGTTGATGATCTTCTAAACAATCCTCCAGGCAGCTTTTACGAATGGAAGTTTGGAAAAATTTATTATACAAAAAAAGGTGAGGGAACTCCCCTTCTTCTTATCCATGATCTTTCTGTATATAGTTCGGGATATGAATGGAATAAAATTGCAAAAGATCTATCCAAAAACTATACTGTATATACCATTGATCTCCCTGGATGCGGACGTTCCGATAAACCAAATATTACTTACACCAATTATCTTTTCGTTCAATTAGTACTTGATTTTATTAAGCACGTAATAGGAGAGAAGACGAAGATTATTTCCACAGGAGAATCTTGCTCATTTACAGCCGGCGCATGTCAAACGGAACCAGACATCATTGATGAAATGATATTTATTAACCCTATTGACATAAAACAATTGGGGCGGATTCCTAATAAGAGGAGCAAAATGCTGACATGGATGATCAATACTCCTGTATTTGGAACATTTTTATATAATATGTTTGTAAAAGAGAAAAATATAGAGTCTTTATTTAAAGAAAAATATTTCTATCACTCAGAAAACGTGACTTCAGAAATGATAAAGACGTATTACGAATGTTCACATTCTGGCGGGGCCGTCTGCAAATATCTTTTTTCCAGTCAGATTGGCCGCTATACAACTGTCAATATGAAGCACTGTTTAAATTCGATCAACAACAGTATCTTCATTATTAGCGGAGAAGAAGATCTGTACCAGGAAACAGCAGAAGAGTACAAGGAAATCCTTCCTTCCATTGAGGTTGCTTCTATAAAAGGAACAAAATATCTTCCTCAATTAGAAGAACCCGATAAATTCTTAGAACAGGTCAATATTTTATTTTCACAGCAAGAAGAAGAGCCATTGTAA
- a CDS encoding GntR family transcriptional regulator, with the protein MALKQIGNKKSLSQRAYEILKEAIVTGEFLQGQILTEEQLAQELAISRTPVRSAVKQLEYEGLVEINSSRSIVVAKITEKDIKDAVQARNLVEVEVAGILAESASKEQCEELRKIIQLQKESFLNHKNIDLIEYECLFHTKIGQFCGNIWFEKLLTNIALLQKRVLILGGKFENNWKEAIEEHLKITELLENHDTSGVKELMAVHIKNGQPVLKI; encoded by the coding sequence ATGGCTTTAAAACAAATCGGAAATAAGAAATCCTTGTCTCAGCGTGCCTATGAAATATTGAAGGAAGCGATCGTGACCGGAGAATTCCTTCAAGGCCAGATTCTCACTGAAGAACAATTAGCTCAGGAGCTGGCTATCAGCCGGACTCCGGTAAGATCGGCCGTAAAACAATTAGAATATGAAGGGTTAGTAGAGATAAATTCCTCCAGAAGTATTGTGGTGGCAAAGATCACAGAAAAAGACATCAAAGACGCTGTCCAGGCCAGGAATCTGGTAGAAGTAGAAGTAGCTGGGATACTTGCGGAATCCGCCTCCAAAGAACAGTGTGAAGAATTAAGAAAAATTATCCAGCTCCAGAAAGAATCATTTCTAAATCACAAGAATATCGACCTGATCGAGTACGAATGTCTATTTCATACGAAGATCGGCCAGTTCTGCGGAAATATATGGTTTGAGAAACTTCTGACCAATATTGCGCTTTTGCAGAAGAGAGTCCTTATTCTCGGCGGAAAATTCGAGAACAACTGGAAGGAAGCCATAGAAGAACATTTAAAGATCACAGAACTTTTAGAAAACCACGACACATCAGGGGTAAAAGAGCTGATGGCAGTCCACATCAAGAATGGCCAGCCAGTTCTAAAAATATAG
- the rsmG gene encoding 16S rRNA (guanine(527)-N(7))-methyltransferase RsmG, translated as MERKNRVTEDQKKFLKESIEVFPVKLTDSMVRQFLDYYEILIEWNQVMNLTAIVDYQEVVKKHFVDSISLVNVMDLNHGQKVIDIGTGAGFPGIPLKILFPELEVTLLDSLNKRIRFLNEVIDRLNLSGIETIHGRAEDYARRKEYREQFDLCVSRAVANLSTLSEYCIPYIKRGGFFISYKSGDIDGELKASEKAVNILGGKLEDVLKFSLPGTDINRSFVKIKKIEMTKKKYPRKAGLPGKEPL; from the coding sequence ATGGAAAGGAAAAATAGAGTGACAGAAGATCAGAAAAAATTTTTGAAGGAAAGTATAGAAGTGTTTCCTGTGAAACTGACAGATTCTATGGTCCGGCAGTTTTTGGATTATTATGAGATCCTTATTGAGTGGAATCAAGTTATGAACCTGACAGCGATCGTAGATTATCAGGAAGTAGTAAAAAAGCATTTCGTAGACAGTATTTCTCTTGTGAATGTAATGGATTTAAATCATGGGCAGAAAGTGATCGATATAGGTACTGGGGCCGGTTTCCCTGGAATTCCTCTGAAGATTCTTTTTCCAGAACTTGAGGTCACGCTTTTGGACTCTCTGAATAAGAGGATACGGTTTTTGAATGAAGTCATAGACCGGCTGAATCTGTCAGGAATAGAGACAATCCATGGAAGAGCTGAAGATTACGCGAGAAGAAAAGAATATCGCGAACAATTTGATCTCTGTGTATCCAGGGCAGTCGCTAACCTTTCTACTCTTTCCGAATATTGCATTCCCTATATTAAGCGCGGCGGCTTTTTTATCTCTTATAAGTCCGGGGATATTGATGGAGAATTAAAAGCTTCTGAGAAGGCGGTAAACATTTTGGGAGGAAAGCTGGAAGATGTTTTAAAATTTTCATTGCCAGGAACAGATATCAATAGATCTTTTGTAAAGATTAAAAAAATTGAAATGACGAAAAAGAAGTATCCACGGAAAGCTGGACTTCCAGGAAAAGAGCCATTGTAA
- a CDS encoding ParB/RepB/Spo0J family partition protein, translating to MAVKKKGLGKGLDSLIPDNKPIKTETANSSNRSEEIKSGEQMMNINMVEPNREQPRKKFEEDALLELADSIKQFGVLQPLLVRKRKDYYEIIAGERRWRAAKLAGIKEVPVIIKDYSEQEIVEIGLIENIQRENLNPIEEAMAFKKLLEEFHLKQDEVAERVSKSRTAVTNSMRLLKLDERVQQMIVDDMISTGHARALLAIDDHEQQYDLAGRVFDEKLSVRETEKLVKDIKNPKKPKAKKVVQNEFVYTDLENRMIEALGTKVSISAKGNGKGKIEIEYYSDKELERMFDMIVSLGKED from the coding sequence ATGGCGGTCAAAAAGAAAGGACTGGGAAAAGGATTAGACAGTCTGATTCCTGATAATAAACCAATTAAGACAGAAACAGCAAATTCATCTAATAGATCGGAAGAAATAAAATCTGGTGAACAGATGATGAATATAAATATGGTTGAACCAAATAGAGAACAGCCAAGAAAAAAATTTGAAGAGGACGCTCTTCTTGAACTGGCAGACTCCATCAAACAGTTTGGCGTACTTCAGCCGCTTCTTGTAAGAAAAAGAAAAGACTACTATGAGATCATCGCGGGCGAAAGAAGATGGCGTGCGGCAAAGTTGGCAGGTATAAAAGAAGTTCCCGTGATCATTAAAGATTACAGCGAACAGGAAATTGTGGAAATTGGCCTGATTGAAAATATTCAAAGAGAAAACCTGAATCCGATTGAAGAAGCAATGGCCTTTAAAAAGCTGTTAGAGGAATTTCATCTGAAACAAGATGAAGTCGCGGAGCGCGTATCGAAGAGCCGGACAGCTGTCACTAATTCCATGCGTCTTTTAAAGCTGGACGAAAGAGTACAGCAGATGATCGTTGATGATATGATTTCTACAGGACATGCAAGAGCCTTATTGGCTATTGACGACCATGAACAGCAGTATGACCTTGCAGGAAGAGTATTTGATGAAAAGCTGAGCGTCCGGGAGACAGAAAAATTAGTGAAGGATATTAAAAATCCTAAGAAACCAAAAGCAAAGAAAGTTGTTCAGAATGAATTCGTCTATACAGATCTTGAAAATAGAATGATAGAGGCGCTAGGAACAAAGGTCAGCATATCAGCAAAAGGAAATGGAAAAGGAAAAATAGAAATAGAATATTATTCTGACAAAGAACTAGAACGTATGTTCGATATGATCGTAAGCCTTGGAAAGGAAGATTAA